The Miltoncostaea oceani genome includes a region encoding these proteins:
- a CDS encoding mechanosensitive ion channel family protein, whose amino-acid sequence MALIAHVSGRAGAGRAFVDHCRRPSLLLVASLTALAGLRVLEEVHDDLGVARHALALVTIAAVAWMLIGLVGAAAEVVANRFDVASADNLRARRVHTQAAILRRIAAVLIGVVAAAVMLTTFPSVRTLGASLLASAGIAGIVIGLAAQQALGNLLAGIQIALTEPIRLDDVVVLEGEYGRIDEITFTYVVVALWDERRLILPISYFTSTPFENWTRSRSRMTGAVHLHLDHAVPMGELRDELSRVLEASPLWDGRQSGLQVVDSHPHTVEVRALVSASDAPRAWDLRCEVREALLAFLREHHPDSLPRVRADLGAGSPLSLAT is encoded by the coding sequence ATGGCGCTGATCGCCCACGTCTCCGGTCGCGCCGGCGCCGGCCGCGCGTTCGTCGACCACTGCCGCCGGCCGTCGCTGCTGTTGGTCGCGTCGCTGACCGCCCTCGCCGGCCTGAGGGTCCTGGAGGAGGTCCACGACGACCTCGGCGTCGCCCGCCACGCGCTCGCGCTGGTGACGATCGCGGCGGTGGCGTGGATGCTGATCGGGCTGGTCGGCGCGGCGGCGGAGGTCGTGGCGAACCGGTTCGACGTCGCGTCGGCGGACAACCTGCGTGCCCGCCGGGTGCACACCCAGGCGGCGATCCTGCGGCGCATCGCGGCGGTCCTGATCGGCGTGGTCGCGGCGGCGGTGATGCTCACGACGTTCCCGTCGGTGCGGACCCTCGGGGCGAGCCTGCTGGCGTCGGCGGGGATCGCGGGGATCGTGATCGGCCTGGCGGCGCAGCAGGCGCTCGGGAACCTGCTGGCGGGGATCCAGATCGCCCTCACGGAGCCGATCCGCCTCGACGACGTCGTCGTCCTCGAGGGCGAGTACGGCCGCATCGACGAGATCACGTTCACCTACGTGGTGGTGGCGTTGTGGGACGAGCGGCGGCTGATCCTGCCGATCTCGTACTTCACGAGCACCCCGTTCGAGAACTGGACGCGCTCCCGATCGCGGATGACGGGCGCCGTGCACCTGCACCTCGACCACGCCGTCCCGATGGGGGAGCTCCGCGACGAGCTGAGCCGGGTGCTGGAGGCGTCGCCGCTGTGGGACGGGCGCCAGTCGGGCCTGCAGGTGGTCGACAGCCACCCCCACACCGTCGAGGTGCGGGCACTGGTGAGCGCGAGCGACGCACCCCGGGCGTGGGACCTGCGCTGCGAGGTGCGGGAGGCGTTGCTGGCCTTCCTGCGCGAGCACCACCCCGACAGCCTGCCCCGTGTCCGCGCCGACCTCGGCGCGGGGTCGCCGCTATCGCTCGCCACCTGA
- a CDS encoding Bax inhibitor-1/YccA family protein — protein MAETPEQYGYERETWERGTAAAAQDDARAIFGKVMFLVAVTAGFAAAGAYVARDISGGWALAAFIGAIALTFAIGLGGRKEEATPLQMGLLFLIGLLLGVGIGPTIDAYASVEGGGTLVAQAAGLTALFMAVLGTIGYVTKRDLSAIGRISFIGLIALLVFGIVAIFVNIPNEDLIWCIGGLVVFAGLTLFDFWRLRRAGNGDVALIALSIFLDAFNVFLFILRLLGGNRG, from the coding sequence GTGGCGGAGACGCCCGAGCAGTACGGGTACGAGCGGGAGACGTGGGAGCGGGGGACCGCCGCGGCGGCGCAGGACGACGCCCGGGCGATCTTCGGCAAGGTCATGTTCCTCGTCGCGGTGACCGCCGGGTTCGCCGCCGCGGGCGCCTACGTGGCGCGCGACATCTCCGGCGGATGGGCCCTCGCCGCGTTCATCGGGGCGATCGCGCTGACGTTCGCGATCGGCCTCGGCGGCCGCAAGGAGGAGGCGACCCCCCTCCAGATGGGCCTGCTGTTCCTGATCGGGCTGCTGCTCGGCGTGGGGATCGGACCGACGATCGACGCCTACGCGAGCGTCGAGGGCGGCGGGACCCTGGTCGCCCAGGCGGCAGGCCTGACGGCGCTGTTCATGGCCGTCCTCGGGACGATCGGCTACGTGACGAAGCGCGACCTGAGCGCGATCGGCCGGATCTCGTTCATCGGCCTCATCGCCCTGCTGGTGTTCGGCATCGTCGCGATCTTCGTGAACATCCCGAACGAGGACCTGATCTGGTGCATCGGCGGCCTCGTCGTGTTCGCCGGGCTCACCCTGTTCGACTTCTGGCGGCTCCGGCGCGCCGGCAACGGCGACGTCGCGCTGATCGCGCTGTCGATCTTCCTCGACGCGTTCAACGTCTTCCTGTTCATCCTCCGCCTCCTCGGAGGCAACCGGGGCTAG
- a CDS encoding transglycosylase family protein, whose amino-acid sequence MLKALISLAVALTVIPAGHAAATAPPPPALAVAATHVPVPPGMAPVASTAVATADGELRERVARLTARTRAQARRLGLSSTIGAVPDRPELLVRRERRLVSVLGFLTRTREVPIAVDERTAPAVRPGGRGLAARIARQHSLAVRRSTALGVDGPGALRIAPTRPERVAQLAHWRTVTSFLRARTERVRPAERPLSERLRHYDALTCIAEHESHGTWDISTGNGYYGGLQMDRTFQQTYSPGLYRAKGTADNWTREEQMRTAEKAIATRGFTPWPNTARMCGLL is encoded by the coding sequence ATGTTGAAGGCACTCATCTCGCTCGCCGTCGCGCTGACGGTGATCCCGGCCGGCCACGCCGCCGCGACCGCCCCCCCTCCCCCCGCCCTCGCGGTCGCCGCGACCCATGTACCGGTACCGCCGGGCATGGCCCCCGTGGCGTCCACCGCGGTCGCCACCGCCGACGGGGAGCTGCGCGAGCGCGTCGCGCGCCTCACCGCCCGCACGCGCGCCCAGGCCCGGCGCCTGGGGCTGTCGTCGACGATCGGGGCGGTCCCGGACCGACCCGAGCTCCTCGTCCGCCGCGAGCGGCGGCTCGTCAGCGTCCTCGGGTTCCTGACCCGCACCCGCGAGGTCCCCATCGCCGTCGACGAGCGCACCGCACCCGCGGTCCGACCCGGCGGGCGCGGACTGGCGGCGCGCATCGCGCGCCAGCACTCCCTCGCCGTGCGCCGGTCGACCGCCCTCGGCGTGGACGGCCCCGGCGCCCTCCGCATCGCCCCGACGCGTCCGGAGCGGGTGGCCCAGCTCGCCCACTGGCGGACGGTCACGAGCTTCCTGCGCGCCCGCACCGAACGGGTGCGTCCCGCGGAGCGCCCCCTCTCGGAGCGCCTGCGGCACTACGACGCGCTGACCTGCATCGCCGAGCACGAGTCGCACGGCACGTGGGACATCAGCACGGGCAACGGCTACTACGGCGGCCTGCAGATGGACCGCACCTTCCAGCAGACCTACTCCCCCGGGCTCTACCGGGCGAAGGGGACGGCGGACAACTGGACGCGCGAGGAGCAGATGCGGACCGCCGAGAAGGCGATCGCGACCCGCGGCTTCACCCCGTGGCCGAACACGGCCCGGATGTGCGGATTGCTCTGA
- a CDS encoding tetratricopeptide repeat protein, translated as MADDDARARRARFLKELAARDLYAWFGIPPDADDDAIRAAAEAKRSQLAHTPMPQHNRSIERAYCDQGEKALLRPAVRREYDALLAARIAPAAGPRTSAERGVAEREERLRIARERVEHHTADDARMAPGDAMFLGSEDVEVELAGERRAAAKRTDFAETLAEARAARVQGAPLRALALAEKAKSLRTTAGSLNTLGGARRDVGDLAGSETALRESVAMLPSVRENAPGWIALSATLRARGDLDGAEQAAMKVIEEDEDDPHGWHALAFVLTDRGETIRAGDAWERMAKLGLDVPGVLAGLQVLRKDSLARNDQLGAANIDDRIARIRRG; from the coding sequence GTGGCCGACGACGACGCACGCGCACGCCGGGCCCGGTTCCTGAAGGAGCTGGCCGCCCGCGACCTCTACGCCTGGTTCGGCATCCCGCCCGACGCCGACGACGACGCCATCCGCGCCGCCGCGGAGGCGAAGCGCAGCCAGCTCGCCCACACGCCGATGCCGCAGCACAACCGCTCCATCGAGCGCGCCTACTGCGACCAGGGCGAGAAGGCGTTGCTGCGTCCCGCCGTCCGCCGCGAGTACGACGCGCTGCTGGCGGCGCGGATCGCCCCGGCCGCCGGCCCGCGCACGAGCGCCGAGCGCGGCGTCGCGGAGCGCGAGGAGCGGCTGCGGATCGCCCGTGAGCGGGTCGAGCACCACACCGCCGACGACGCCCGCATGGCGCCGGGCGACGCCATGTTCCTGGGGTCGGAGGACGTCGAGGTCGAGCTCGCCGGCGAGCGCCGCGCCGCCGCGAAGCGCACCGACTTCGCGGAGACCCTCGCCGAGGCCCGCGCCGCGCGCGTGCAGGGCGCCCCCCTGCGGGCCCTCGCGCTCGCCGAGAAGGCGAAGTCGCTGCGCACCACGGCCGGCTCCCTGAACACGCTGGGCGGCGCCCGCCGCGACGTCGGCGACCTGGCGGGCAGCGAGACCGCACTGCGGGAGAGCGTCGCGATGCTCCCCAGCGTCCGCGAGAACGCACCGGGCTGGATCGCCCTGTCGGCCACGTTGCGGGCCCGCGGCGACCTGGACGGCGCGGAGCAGGCCGCGATGAAGGTGATCGAGGAGGACGAGGACGACCCGCACGGGTGGCACGCCCTCGCCTTCGTCCTGACGGACCGCGGCGAGACGATCCGCGCCGGCGACGCCTGGGAGCGGATGGCGAAGCTCGGCCTCGACGTGCCCGGGGTGCTCGCCGGCCTCCAGGTGCTCCGCAAGGACAGCCTCGCCCGCAACGACCAGCTCGGCGCCGCCAACATCGACGACCGCATCGCGCGGATCAGGAGGGGCTGA